In a single window of the Pseudomonadota bacterium genome:
- a CDS encoding glycosyltransferase family 2 protein: MKKIVILIPAFNEELTIFKTIKALTALREKLKAPNYNLKIIVIDDGSTDNTKEEAKRALADDVISHPKNQGLGAAVRTGLEAACSYNADIAVKFDADLQHDPFDILPLILPLEENKADIVYGHRFNRISYKMPFIRRIGNRVFTGLMRWLTGWDLKDSQPGIFAVNGNYLNVFRIPRDYNYTQQILLDAACKRMRFFHVDVSFKERKHGKSFVSLKYPFKVFPQLFWVLVGVRPLKIFIPVGLFFIGCASLVFVYQVVQYLSGITSTPVVNVNFVLGFGLFGLQVLLFGVLAELLAEIRSLIAHFKDPNKK, encoded by the coding sequence ATGAAAAAAATTGTTATTCTTATCCCGGCCTTTAATGAAGAATTAACGATCTTCAAGACAATTAAAGCCTTAACAGCTCTTAGAGAAAAACTAAAAGCCCCCAATTATAATCTTAAAATCATTGTGATTGATGACGGATCAACAGATAACACAAAAGAAGAAGCAAAGCGTGCTCTTGCAGATGATGTTATTTCTCATCCAAAAAACCAAGGATTAGGAGCGGCTGTAAGAACAGGACTTGAAGCAGCATGTTCCTATAATGCCGATATTGCTGTAAAATTTGATGCAGATCTTCAACATGACCCTTTTGATATTCTTCCTCTTATCCTGCCTCTTGAAGAAAATAAGGCAGACATTGTTTATGGCCATCGTTTTAATCGCATAAGCTACAAAATGCCTTTTATAAGACGCATTGGGAATCGAGTTTTTACAGGGCTCATGCGTTGGCTTACTGGCTGGGACTTAAAAGATAGTCAGCCTGGCATCTTTGCTGTTAATGGAAATTACCTAAATGTCTTTAGAATCCCACGGGATTATAATTATACACAACAAATTCTTCTAGATGCTGCCTGCAAAAGAATGCGATTCTTTCATGTCGATGTTTCTTTTAAAGAGCGTAAGCATGGAAAATCTTTTGTTTCTTTAAAATATCCTTTTAAGGTCTTTCCACAATTATTTTGGGTTCTCGTGGGCGTGAGACCTTTAAAAATTTTTATTCCTGTTGGTCTATTTTTTATTGGATGCGCCAGTCTTGTTTTTGTCTATCAAGTTGTCCAATATCTTTCTGGCATTACATCAACCCCCGTCGTTAATGTTAATTTTGTTTTAGGCTTTGGACTCTTTGGGTTGCAGGTTCTTCTGTTTGGTGTCCTTGCGGAGCTTCTCGCAGAAATTAGAAGTCTTATTGCACATTTCAAAGATCCCAACAAAAAATAG
- the asnB gene encoding asparagine synthase (glutamine-hydrolyzing): protein MCGITGFWDFNHTRTTEMNRNIVQNMADALMSRGPDASGIWQDEKSALFFGHRRLSIIDLSEHGAQPMISSSQNYVITYNGEIFNAPEIRSELLNYGISFRGYSDTEVILEACERWGIEVACNKFNGMFAFALWSKKEQKLYLVRDRIGIKPLYWGIQNNILFFSSELKSLKSHPTWFPHLSLEGLGLYLKYNYIKAPYTIFENMFKVNPGCYVEIDATGHSKEIPFWKLSDHFIPKKEYASMTPADHEMFLTSLLKDSVKRRMVSDVPIGTFLSGGIDSSLVTALMQESSITPIKTFSIGFEEDSYNEAPYAKAIADYLKTDHHELSISSQEARDVIPHLSHIYDEPFADASQIPTILVSKLARTKVTVSLSGDGGDELFLGYDKYQIGEKLYNAQKFFPKIFKDLLSGGLSHFSPSHWNHIISLAPKRYQFSNLSEKSHKISDVLKAKTPLDFFQSLVSIWDTPQNILKPHLKNLPSLYPPETISFLKDLLTLQSYGDLKTYLPECILTKVDRASMSVGLEARVPLLDYRIVEYAAHLPSSLKFFHKCPKYPLRKILSNYIPPSLMNHPKKGFSVPIGVWLRGPLKDWAEDLLSEKSLAEGNLFKPDIIRSRWRAHLSGKANFEYALWGILMFQQWRHSSKYSLPSL, encoded by the coding sequence ATGTGCGGCATAACAGGATTTTGGGATTTTAATCATACAAGAACGACAGAGATGAATAGAAACATTGTACAGAACATGGCCGATGCCCTCATGTCACGAGGGCCCGATGCCTCTGGAATCTGGCAAGATGAAAAATCAGCTCTTTTTTTTGGTCACAGAAGACTCTCTATTATAGATCTTTCTGAACATGGCGCTCAACCCATGATCTCTTCTTCTCAAAACTATGTTATTACTTATAATGGAGAAATTTTTAATGCTCCAGAGATTCGCTCTGAGCTCCTAAATTATGGAATCTCTTTCAGAGGGTACTCTGATACAGAAGTTATTCTTGAGGCTTGTGAAAGATGGGGTATTGAAGTTGCTTGTAATAAATTCAATGGAATGTTTGCTTTTGCTCTATGGTCAAAAAAAGAACAAAAGCTTTATCTTGTTCGGGACCGAATAGGAATTAAACCTCTTTATTGGGGAATACAAAATAATATTTTGTTTTTTAGCTCTGAGCTTAAAAGTCTTAAAAGTCATCCTACTTGGTTTCCTCATCTCTCTCTCGAGGGGCTTGGCCTTTATTTAAAATATAATTATATCAAAGCACCTTATACAATTTTTGAAAATATGTTTAAGGTTAATCCTGGTTGTTACGTTGAAATTGATGCAACAGGACATTCAAAAGAAATACCTTTTTGGAAACTTTCTGATCACTTTATACCTAAAAAAGAATATGCGTCAATGACACCAGCTGATCATGAGATGTTTTTAACCTCTCTTCTAAAAGATTCTGTCAAAAGAAGAATGGTCTCCGATGTTCCCATTGGAACTTTTTTATCAGGCGGGATTGATAGTTCCCTTGTTACAGCGTTAATGCAAGAATCTTCAATCACACCCATCAAAACATTTTCCATTGGATTTGAAGAAGATTCCTATAATGAAGCTCCTTATGCAAAAGCGATTGCTGATTATCTTAAAACAGATCATCATGAACTTTCCATAAGCTCACAAGAAGCACGTGATGTCATTCCTCATCTTTCCCATATTTATGACGAACCTTTTGCAGATGCTTCTCAAATTCCAACCATTCTGGTCTCAAAATTAGCGAGAACAAAAGTCACTGTAAGCCTCTCTGGAGATGGTGGAGATGAATTATTTCTTGGATACGATAAATATCAAATTGGTGAAAAATTATATAACGCTCAAAAGTTCTTTCCAAAAATTTTTAAAGATCTCCTATCAGGCGGGCTGAGTCATTTTTCTCCTTCTCATTGGAATCATATTATATCCTTAGCCCCTAAACGTTATCAATTTTCTAATCTTTCTGAAAAGTCACATAAAATTTCTGATGTTTTAAAAGCTAAAACGCCTCTTGATTTTTTTCAATCTCTTGTGAGTATTTGGGATACTCCGCAAAATATTCTTAAACCACATCTTAAGAATCTTCCTTCTCTTTATCCCCCTGAAACAATTTCTTTTTTAAAAGATCTGTTAACGCTTCAATCTTATGGAGATCTCAAAACCTATCTTCCCGAATGTATTTTAACAAAAGTTGATAGAGCAAGTATGAGTGTTGGACTTGAAGCACGTGTGCCGCTCTTGGATTATCGCATTGTTGAATATGCAGCACATCTTCCGTCTTCTCTTAAGTTTTTTCATAAATGTCCCAAATATCCCTTACGTAAAATACTTTCAAATTATATTCCACCATCTCTTATGAATCATCCCAAAAAAGGATTTTCTGTTCCCATCGGCGTCTGGTTACGTGGGCCTCTTAAAGACTGGGCAGAAGATCTACTTTCTGAAAAATCCTTGGCTGAAGGAAATCTCTTTAAACCTGACATTATTCGCTCAAGATGGCGTGCGCATTTATCTGGAAAAGCAAATTTTGAGTATGCACTTTGGGGAATTTTAATGTTTCAGCAATGGCGCCATTCTTCAAAATATTCTCTTCCGTCTCTTTAG
- a CDS encoding flippase-like domain-containing protein: MKKPFIYFLKFMVSSILIFWILKKINFNDFKHTFSHISLHTLSWIIFFAILQTYFMGLRWYYVQQKFMDSVSLKTSLKYIWMGQFFSQFMPGGMISGDIIRGWYLKSAHLNLKKISQIIILEKFFLIIGIILFCLPYCAFHFPSLLIPITFLALGGIWYIFKKRLHFKNVCPIFICTIIINGFACLNLYFLMQDFNPHISLLSAFIFMPVITFVGTFPISFGGWGIREGATIYFLKDLGFSSEVSLTISLALVFSSFISSLPGLFTWISIRNQKSHRSS; the protein is encoded by the coding sequence ATGAAGAAACCTTTTATTTATTTTTTAAAATTTATGGTCTCAAGTATCTTAATTTTTTGGATTCTCAAAAAAATTAATTTTAACGACTTTAAACATACCTTTTCACATATTTCACTTCATACCCTTTCTTGGATTATATTTTTTGCAATTTTACAAACCTACTTTATGGGATTAAGATGGTACTATGTTCAACAAAAATTTATGGATTCTGTCTCTTTGAAAACATCTTTAAAGTATATTTGGATGGGGCAATTTTTTAGCCAATTTATGCCAGGTGGCATGATTTCTGGTGATATTATCCGAGGCTGGTATCTAAAATCAGCCCATTTAAATCTCAAAAAAATATCTCAGATAATCATCCTTGAGAAATTTTTTCTCATTATTGGAATCATTTTATTTTGCCTGCCTTATTGTGCTTTTCATTTTCCATCTCTCTTAATCCCAATTACTTTCTTAGCTCTTGGGGGGATTTGGTATATTTTTAAAAAAAGACTTCATTTTAAAAATGTTTGTCCTATTTTTATATGTACGATTATTATAAATGGATTCGCCTGTCTAAATTTATATTTTTTAATGCAGGACTTTAATCCACACATTTCGCTTCTTTCTGCTTTCATCTTCATGCCTGTTATTACGTTTGTTGGAACATTTCCCATTTCATTTGGAGGGTGGGGAATTAGAGAAGGAGCAACGATTTATTTCTTAAAAGACTTAGGCTTTTCAAGTGAAGTTTCCTTAACCATTAGCTTGGCTCTTGTTTTTTCATCTTTTATTTCTTCCCTTCCAGGACTTTTTACATGGATTTCTATTCGAAACCAAAAATCTCATAGGAGCAGTTAA
- a CDS encoding glycosyltransferase family 4 protein — MIPQKNRPLKLAFICHEFPPIGGGAATALDQLTKNLASLGHEILVLTIGPNSTSSYPSLSNRKIVALANIRKNPSCPSLLEFIASYFFIRFKSSFYLNNFKPDVIISFLAFPAGHAILPYIKRKKVPFVVSIRGVDAPGFYENRLKGLVKFLIPYLIKPVLYASNLVYTNGQHLKDLVEQSFKNLPLVNLPNGVHVPPSFDVSQRNFERLNLIFVGQLIPRKRVIETLKGVMLFAQHTTQPITLTYVGTGELEAELRKIAKHHPPNLQVIFKGYMPRSDLFSLYKQQHVMMHLSHDEGVSNTLLEAFAQGLALVVSQNVVYEMNISKNFPGKILSSFSAEEIAQNLQELFSDSKKLKSFFQISKKHAENFSWHTHTQIFLDHIQRIL, encoded by the coding sequence ATGATTCCTCAAAAAAATCGTCCTCTTAAGCTTGCTTTTATTTGCCATGAATTTCCTCCGATTGGAGGAGGAGCTGCAACAGCACTTGATCAACTTACAAAAAACTTAGCCTCTTTAGGACATGAGATTCTTGTTCTTACAATTGGTCCTAACAGCACCTCTTCTTATCCCTCACTTTCAAATCGTAAAATTGTGGCTCTTGCAAACATTCGAAAAAACCCTTCTTGTCCCTCTTTATTGGAATTTATTGCTTCATATTTCTTTATAAGATTTAAATCTTCTTTCTACTTAAATAACTTTAAACCGGACGTCATTATATCTTTTCTTGCATTTCCTGCAGGGCATGCAATACTTCCCTATATTAAACGTAAAAAAGTTCCTTTTGTTGTTTCTATCCGAGGCGTAGATGCTCCTGGATTTTACGAAAATCGCTTAAAAGGACTTGTCAAATTTCTTATACCTTATCTTATAAAACCTGTCCTTTATGCGTCAAATCTTGTTTATACCAATGGACAGCATCTAAAAGATCTTGTTGAACAATCTTTTAAAAATCTTCCTCTTGTGAATCTTCCTAATGGAGTCCATGTTCCGCCTTCATTCGATGTCTCTCAAAGAAATTTTGAAAGATTAAATCTCATTTTTGTAGGACAACTTATTCCCCGAAAAAGAGTTATAGAAACCCTAAAAGGGGTTATGCTATTTGCTCAGCATACAACTCAACCCATTACACTAACCTATGTTGGAACAGGAGAACTTGAAGCTGAACTTCGCAAAATAGCTAAACATCACCCTCCTAATCTTCAAGTTATTTTCAAAGGATACATGCCACGCTCCGACCTTTTCTCTCTTTATAAACAACAACATGTTATGATGCACCTTTCTCATGATGAGGGCGTGTCAAATACTCTTTTAGAAGCTTTTGCGCAAGGCCTTGCACTCGTCGTCTCTCAAAATGTTGTTTATGAAATGAATATTTCAAAGAATTTTCCTGGAAAAATTCTCTCTTCGTTTTCAGCTGAAGAAATTGCGCAAAATTTACAGGAACTCTTCTCAGATTCCAAAAAACTAAAAAGCTTTTTTCAAATCTCAAAAAAACATGCAGAAAATTTTTCTTGGCATACACATACGCAGATTTTCTTAGACCATATTCAGAGGATTTTATGA
- a CDS encoding class I SAM-dependent methyltransferase encodes MPSKNLDNSPPSISLFYNEKWSNTVWEDMVLYSPISRHINRWILKLIHLMPEKPKTIVEVGCGNGKLLTYLHKKLNMVTYSGSDISEVGIQQCKEKFPSGDFLHQDLTKVENPFHKIFDLCICSEVIEHLEDDQAAFESFSLMGRYVILTVPAGPLDEMSKGMGHYRHYSGEELEKKLHNVGFEIVYRKEWGAPFAYPLYSSLRNKMGMSYVTGHYKWHKKILTHFLYSIFHLNDFFNFGNQLFILARNTKFASHS; translated from the coding sequence ATGCCCTCTAAAAACCTTGATAATTCACCTCCTTCTATCTCTCTTTTTTACAATGAAAAATGGTCAAATACAGTCTGGGAAGATATGGTTCTTTATTCTCCCATTAGTCGGCATATTAACCGATGGATTCTAAAACTTATTCATCTTATGCCAGAAAAGCCAAAAACCATTGTTGAAGTTGGGTGTGGAAATGGAAAGCTCTTAACATATCTTCACAAAAAACTTAATATGGTCACCTATAGCGGGTCTGACATTTCAGAAGTTGGGATTCAACAGTGTAAAGAAAAATTTCCCAGTGGCGATTTTTTACACCAAGATCTAACAAAAGTAGAAAATCCTTTTCATAAAATTTTTGATCTTTGTATTTGTTCTGAAGTTATTGAACACTTAGAAGACGATCAAGCCGCCTTTGAAAGTTTCTCCCTTATGGGACGCTATGTTATTTTAACAGTTCCTGCAGGTCCTCTTGATGAAATGTCCAAAGGAATGGGGCATTATCGACATTATTCAGGGGAAGAACTTGAAAAAAAACTTCATAATGTTGGATTCGAGATTGTTTATAGAAAAGAATGGGGAGCTCCCTTTGCTTATCCTCTTTACTCATCTCTTCGAAATAAGATGGGAATGTCATATGTTACAGGGCACTATAAATGGCATAAGAAGATTTTAACACATTTCCTTTATTCTATTTTTCATCTTAACGATTTTTTTAATTTTGGAAATCAGCTCTTTATTTTAGCTCGTAATACAAAGTTTGCATCCCACTCATGA